A region of Streptomyces sp. NBC_01267 DNA encodes the following proteins:
- a CDS encoding LLM class flavin-dependent oxidoreductase yields the protein MPDHGHDLRFGAFLTPTAKGHGEVVRLARLADDIGLDLIGVQDHPYQPTFLDTWTLLTHLAARTERVTLFPHVANLPLRPPAVLARSAATLDILSGGRAELGIGAGAFQDAIASLGGPRRTPADAVDALEEAVAVIRALWAPGPAVHVPGRHYRLDGARPGPFPVHPLGIWIGAYKRRMLELTGRLGDGWLPSAAYAPPGDLAEMSRTLDDAARAAGRSPDRIRRIYTVGGRFSRLASDRFLDGPPEQWARELTELALTHGISGFVLAPGADAERELRTFTEEVAPRVREATAAARDARRPTTETPPAAAASGAPTRAPEDVDLWSSDPLDEATRPRAPKHQPGPALGNTGARLTLIHDNLRAEMRQIADAVSQVAAGQRDAAAARSMINSLTLRQNYWTLGSFCTAYSRTLTTHHTIEDQYMFPELREKQASLTPVVERLEHEHEIIAETLARLDAALVTLVQDEGHISEVQDLTDVLGRILLSHLGYEEEELVEPLDRLGINV from the coding sequence ATGCCCGACCACGGACACGACCTGCGCTTCGGCGCCTTCCTCACCCCCACCGCGAAAGGCCACGGCGAGGTGGTACGTCTGGCACGCCTCGCCGACGACATCGGTCTGGACCTCATCGGCGTCCAGGACCACCCCTACCAGCCGACGTTCCTCGACACCTGGACCCTGCTGACCCACCTCGCGGCCCGCACCGAACGTGTCACTCTCTTCCCGCACGTCGCCAACCTGCCGCTGCGCCCGCCGGCCGTCCTGGCCCGGTCCGCCGCCACCCTGGACATCCTCAGCGGCGGCCGGGCCGAACTCGGCATCGGTGCCGGTGCCTTCCAGGACGCGATCGCCTCACTCGGCGGACCGCGCCGCACGCCGGCCGATGCCGTCGACGCCCTGGAGGAAGCCGTAGCGGTGATCCGTGCGTTGTGGGCCCCCGGACCCGCCGTACACGTACCGGGCCGTCACTACCGGCTCGACGGAGCCCGCCCGGGGCCCTTTCCCGTCCACCCTCTCGGCATCTGGATCGGCGCGTACAAGAGGCGCATGCTGGAACTCACCGGCCGTCTCGGTGACGGCTGGCTCCCCTCCGCGGCCTACGCACCCCCGGGTGATCTCGCGGAGATGAGCCGGACCCTCGACGACGCCGCCCGCGCCGCAGGCCGTTCCCCCGACCGGATCCGGCGGATCTACACCGTCGGCGGGCGCTTCTCCCGCCTCGCCTCGGACCGGTTCCTCGACGGGCCTCCCGAACAGTGGGCCCGCGAGCTGACCGAACTCGCCCTCACCCACGGCATCAGCGGCTTCGTCCTCGCCCCGGGAGCCGACGCCGAGCGCGAACTGCGCACCTTCACCGAAGAGGTGGCGCCACGGGTACGGGAGGCGACCGCCGCCGCACGTGACGCGCGGCGGCCCACCACGGAGACACCACCCGCAGCGGCGGCTTCCGGTGCTCCCACGAGGGCGCCGGAGGACGTCGACCTCTGGTCGTCCGACCCCCTGGACGAGGCGACCCGCCCCCGGGCTCCCAAGCACCAGCCGGGTCCGGCCCTGGGGAACACCGGCGCCCGGCTCACCCTCATCCACGACAACCTGCGTGCCGAGATGCGGCAGATCGCCGACGCCGTCTCCCAGGTCGCCGCAGGACAGCGGGACGCCGCCGCCGCCCGCTCGATGATCAACAGCCTCACGCTGCGGCAGAACTACTGGACCCTCGGTTCCTTCTGCACCGCCTACAGCCGCACCCTCACCACGCACCACACCATCGAGGACCAGTACATGTTCCCCGAACTGCGGGAGAAGCAGGCGTCCCTGACTCCCGTGGTGGAGCGGCTGGAGCACGAGCACGAGATCATCGCCGAGACCCTGGCCCGGCTGGACGCCGCCCTGGTCACCCTCGTGCAGGACGAGGGCCACATCAGCGAGGTCCAGGACCTGACCGATGTGCTGGGGCGCATCCTCCTCTCCCACCTCGGCTACGAGGAGGAGGAACTGGTGGAGCCGCTGGACCGGCTCGGCATCAACGTCTGA
- a CDS encoding sensor histidine kinase, which yields MMSKQRWTGPVDRAMLDRHSLIGATTLVICMAISVVAAHGTTLKIVVAVLGVLAELGMVLGRRVLPSPLGALGATLAIATGLAITLLAPSGLGSVPVLAGTSVLPLRLPAGPVRHAGVGVVSVAFGISILVVTGSPAGLLAGVGAWFMADRSVEHAALQAERDRAVALLAEVEASRQALQEAAAVEERSRIAREMHDVLAHSLAGLSVQLQAVRAIANREGSPAVLTGPLDRAAELAREGVQEARAAVGALRVAPLRGVDDLKGLVGGFPGEAHLWTTGRARPLRPEAGHAVYRGVQEAMTNAARYATGSPIEVEVAWAERELRVAVRDQGLPPGRALSGVKGSGTGLASMAERIEAVGGSLSAGPAPGGTGWQIEMRVPV from the coding sequence ATGATGAGCAAACAGCGGTGGACCGGTCCGGTGGACCGGGCGATGCTCGACCGGCACAGCCTGATCGGCGCGACGACCCTGGTGATCTGCATGGCGATCTCCGTGGTCGCGGCCCACGGCACGACCCTCAAGATCGTCGTCGCCGTACTCGGGGTCCTCGCCGAGCTGGGCATGGTGCTGGGCCGGCGGGTCCTGCCGTCCCCCCTGGGCGCGCTCGGCGCGACGCTCGCCATTGCCACCGGGCTCGCGATCACGCTCCTGGCGCCGAGTGGGCTCGGATCGGTCCCGGTGCTGGCGGGCACGTCCGTCCTGCCCCTGCGCCTTCCGGCGGGGCCGGTGCGCCACGCGGGGGTCGGGGTGGTCTCGGTCGCGTTCGGGATCTCGATCCTGGTGGTCACCGGCAGTCCGGCCGGGCTACTGGCGGGCGTGGGGGCCTGGTTCATGGCCGACCGGTCCGTGGAGCACGCCGCCCTCCAGGCCGAGCGGGACCGGGCCGTCGCGCTGCTGGCCGAGGTGGAGGCGTCCCGGCAGGCGCTGCAGGAGGCGGCGGCCGTCGAGGAACGCAGCCGTATCGCCAGGGAGATGCACGATGTCCTCGCGCACAGCCTCGCCGGTCTGTCCGTGCAGTTGCAGGCCGTGCGGGCGATCGCGAACCGGGAGGGCTCCCCCGCCGTGCTGACCGGCCCGCTCGACCGGGCCGCGGAACTCGCCCGCGAGGGCGTCCAGGAGGCGCGCGCCGCTGTCGGTGCGCTGCGCGTCGCGCCGCTTCGGGGGGTGGACGACCTCAAGGGGCTGGTCGGCGGGTTTCCCGGCGAGGCGCACCTGTGGACCACCGGTCGGGCCCGCCCGCTCCGCCCCGAGGCGGGCCACGCGGTGTACCGGGGAGTGCAGGAGGCCATGACGAACGCGGCACGCTATGCGACCGGGAGCCCCATCGAGGTGGAAGTGGCGTGGGCAGAGCGGGAGTTGCGGGTGGCTGTCCGCGACCAGGGGCTGCCGCCCGGCCGCGCCCTCTCGGGCGTGAAGGGGAGCGGCACCGGTCTGGCGAGCATGGCCGAGCGGATCGAAGCGGTCGGCGGGTCGCTGTCCGCGGGGCCCGCACCCGGCGGGACGGGCTGGCAGATCGAGATGCGCGTACCGGTCTGA
- a CDS encoding response regulator produces MTIRVLVADDQAVVRDGVVLLLSQADDMEVVGQAGDGHEAVRLASESRPDVAIVDLRMPGLAGAEVTARVVRADIGVRVLILTTYADDDAVMPALRAGAAGYLTKDATGEALLAAVRDVAAGHTVLDPAVQRRLVQLVVSEPESTVPLPPAGPAPEAGIPAEAEGLTRREVDVVRLVAQGLNNRQVARDMVVSQSTVKTHLNHVLAKLALEDRGALIAWAWRYGLADRTGDR; encoded by the coding sequence GTGACGATTCGGGTGCTGGTGGCGGACGACCAGGCAGTGGTGCGGGACGGCGTCGTACTGCTGCTGTCGCAGGCCGACGACATGGAGGTGGTCGGCCAGGCGGGTGACGGGCACGAGGCCGTGCGGCTGGCCTCGGAGTCGCGGCCCGACGTCGCCATCGTCGACCTGCGGATGCCGGGGCTGGCCGGAGCCGAGGTGACAGCCCGGGTCGTCCGGGCGGACATCGGGGTACGGGTGCTCATCCTGACCACGTACGCGGACGACGACGCGGTGATGCCGGCGCTGCGGGCGGGCGCGGCCGGGTACCTGACCAAGGACGCCACCGGCGAGGCGCTGCTCGCCGCGGTCCGCGACGTGGCGGCGGGACACACCGTCCTGGACCCCGCGGTCCAGCGCCGACTGGTCCAACTGGTCGTCAGCGAGCCGGAATCCACCGTGCCGCTGCCCCCGGCCGGGCCCGCTCCCGAGGCCGGGATCCCGGCCGAGGCCGAGGGCCTCACCCGGCGGGAGGTCGATGTCGTCCGACTGGTGGCACAGGGACTCAACAACCGCCAGGTGGCCAGGGACATGGTGGTCAGCCAGTCGACGGTCAAGACGCACCTCAACCATGTCCTCGCCAAACTGGCCCTGGAGGACCGCGGCGCGCTGATCGCCTGGGCCTGGCGGTACGGGCTGGCCGACAGGACCGGCGACCGGTAG
- a CDS encoding ABC transporter substrate-binding protein: protein MPHARSSHPSRRNFLAATGVIGIGAALTACGSSDSKSAGSAKSDSGPWTFKDDRGITVKAASTPRKIVAFTGTAAALHDFGVEVTAVFGPTKTKDGKADVQAGDLDVNKVEILGNVWGEFNVEKYAALGPELLITGMYDKGALWYVPDESKSKILKLAPSVALMVARTTMPAALQRHAELAASLGADLKAKKVTDAKARFEKAAARLRAAAKANPKIKVLIGSASADLLYISTPEPSADLRYFKELGVNIVVPDKVDKSGWFESLSWENADKYPADIIMMDNRTSAVQPSALKSKPTWGELPAVKAGQVIPRSTTDPIFSYDKCAPALDALAAAIENAKKVS from the coding sequence ATGCCCCACGCCCGCTCTTCCCACCCCTCCCGCCGCAACTTCCTCGCCGCGACCGGCGTCATCGGTATCGGTGCGGCCCTCACCGCCTGCGGCAGCAGCGATTCGAAGAGCGCGGGCTCTGCGAAATCCGACTCCGGGCCCTGGACGTTCAAGGACGACCGCGGCATCACCGTCAAGGCCGCGTCCACGCCCAGGAAGATCGTCGCCTTCACCGGCACCGCCGCCGCCCTGCACGACTTCGGCGTGGAGGTCACAGCCGTCTTCGGGCCGACGAAGACCAAGGACGGCAAGGCCGACGTGCAGGCCGGTGATCTCGACGTGAACAAGGTCGAGATACTCGGCAACGTCTGGGGCGAGTTCAACGTCGAGAAGTACGCGGCGCTCGGCCCCGAACTGCTGATCACCGGCATGTACGACAAGGGCGCGCTCTGGTACGTCCCCGACGAGTCCAAGTCCAAGATCCTCAAGCTCGCCCCCAGCGTCGCCCTGATGGTCGCGCGCACCACGATGCCCGCCGCGCTCCAGCGCCACGCCGAGCTGGCCGCGTCCCTCGGCGCCGACCTCAAGGCCAAGAAGGTCACCGACGCGAAGGCCCGCTTCGAGAAGGCCGCGGCCCGGTTGCGTGCCGCCGCCAAGGCGAACCCGAAGATCAAGGTCCTGATCGGCTCGGCCAGCGCCGACCTGCTGTACATCTCGACACCCGAACCGTCCGCGGACCTGCGGTACTTCAAGGAGCTGGGCGTCAACATCGTCGTCCCGGACAAGGTCGACAAGAGCGGCTGGTTCGAGAGCCTGAGCTGGGAGAACGCCGACAAGTACCCGGCCGACATCATCATGATGGACAACCGCACCTCGGCGGTCCAGCCCTCCGCGCTGAAGTCCAAGCCGACCTGGGGCGAGCTGCCCGCGGTCAAGGCCGGGCAGGTCATCCCGCGCTCCACGACCGACCCGATCTTCTCCTACGACAAGTGCGCCCCGGCCCTGGACGCCCTGGCCGCGGCGATCGAGAACGCGAAGAAGGTCAGCTGA
- a CDS encoding siderophore-interacting protein, translating into MTTAVSAPFRFFGLHVVRTRRLSPSMARITFGGEDLRGFAAGGRDQSLSLFLPRPGQYEPVLPAGDNWFAEWRALPDGVRAVMRSYTVREQRHDPDEVDIDFALHGPASAADTADVGPACRWARQAAPGQRVRVLGPATSENTAVRFQPPPGTDSVLIWADETALPAASAILEWLPAGTRARVWLEVQHAGDRLALDTAADARITWLVRDEGAPSAADAVRAAELPGARPYAWIAGESGAVRELRRHLVRERQLDRRHVTFVGYWRRGLSDEQVRAAAAEAA; encoded by the coding sequence ATGACGACGGCTGTGTCCGCCCCGTTCCGTTTCTTCGGCCTGCATGTCGTACGGACCCGGCGGCTCAGCCCGTCGATGGCCCGGATCACCTTCGGGGGCGAGGACCTCAGGGGCTTCGCCGCCGGGGGGCGCGACCAGAGCCTCTCGCTCTTCCTGCCGCGTCCCGGGCAGTACGAACCCGTACTGCCGGCCGGCGACAACTGGTTCGCCGAATGGCGGGCGCTGCCCGACGGCGTACGGGCCGTGATGCGCTCGTACACCGTCCGCGAGCAACGCCACGACCCCGACGAGGTCGACATCGACTTCGCTCTGCACGGGCCGGCATCAGCTGCTGACACGGCGGATGTCGGCCCTGCCTGTCGTTGGGCCCGACAGGCCGCGCCGGGGCAGCGGGTGCGCGTACTGGGGCCCGCGACGAGCGAGAACACCGCCGTCCGCTTCCAGCCGCCCCCCGGCACCGACTCGGTGCTGATCTGGGCCGACGAGACCGCGCTGCCCGCCGCGTCGGCCATCCTGGAGTGGCTGCCCGCCGGCACCAGGGCGCGGGTCTGGCTGGAGGTCCAGCACGCCGGTGACCGGCTGGCGCTCGACACCGCCGCCGACGCCCGGATCACCTGGCTGGTACGGGACGAGGGCGCCCCCTCGGCGGCCGATGCCGTGCGTGCGGCGGAGTTGCCCGGCGCCCGCCCGTACGCCTGGATCGCGGGCGAGTCCGGTGCGGTGCGGGAACTGCGCCGCCATCTGGTGCGCGAGCGTCAACTCGACCGCAGGCACGTCACGTTCGTCGGCTACTGGCGGCGTGGGCTCAGTGACGAGCAGGTGAGGGCGGCTGCCGCGGAAGCGGCCTGA
- a CDS encoding pyridoxal phosphate-dependent decarboxylase family protein — protein MRSHLLNDTTAEQYRRTATAAVERVAAQLASTTRPFSGISPQELSPALAAVDLDRPLGSSGAALDELETLYLRDAVYFHHPRYLAHLNCPVVIPAVTAEAVLSAVNSSLDTWDQSAGGTLIEQRLVDWTAGRIGYGPAADGVFTSGGSQSNLQALLLAREEAKAQDPSVLRVFTSECSHFSVQKSAKLLGLPPEAVVPIPCDREKRMRTVVLARELERCRAEGAVPMAVVATAGTTDFGSIDPLPEIAALCAQYGTWLHVDAAYGCGLLVSRRRARLDGIEHADSVTVDYHKSFFQPVSSSALVVRDGATLRHATYHADYLNPRSAAEARIPNQVDKSLQTTRRFDALKLWMTLRVMGADGVGQLFDEVVDLAEEGWKLLVADPRFDVAVEPQLSTLVFRFVPSDITGPALIDRANQYARKALFASGEAVVAGTTVNGRAYLKFTLLNPETTVDDIAAVLELLADHAGQYLGETLVHAS, from the coding sequence ATGCGCTCACACCTGCTCAACGACACCACCGCGGAGCAGTACCGCCGCACTGCGACCGCAGCAGTCGAGCGGGTGGCGGCCCAACTCGCCTCCACCACAAGACCGTTCTCCGGCATCTCGCCCCAGGAGCTCTCCCCCGCCCTGGCCGCCGTCGACCTGGACCGGCCTCTCGGCAGTTCGGGCGCCGCCCTCGACGAGCTGGAGACCCTCTATCTGCGGGACGCCGTCTACTTCCACCACCCCCGCTACCTCGCCCACCTCAACTGCCCGGTCGTCATCCCGGCCGTGACCGCCGAGGCCGTGCTCTCCGCCGTCAACTCCTCCCTGGACACCTGGGACCAGAGCGCGGGCGGCACCCTGATCGAGCAGCGTCTCGTCGACTGGACGGCGGGCCGCATCGGCTACGGCCCCGCCGCCGACGGCGTGTTCACCAGCGGCGGTTCGCAGTCCAACCTCCAGGCCCTGCTGCTGGCCCGCGAGGAGGCGAAAGCCCAAGACCCCTCCGTACTCAGGGTGTTCACGTCCGAGTGCAGCCACTTCAGCGTCCAGAAGTCCGCGAAACTGCTCGGCCTGCCGCCCGAGGCGGTCGTCCCGATCCCCTGTGACCGGGAGAAGCGCATGCGGACCGTCGTACTCGCCCGGGAGCTGGAGCGCTGCCGCGCCGAGGGCGCCGTCCCCATGGCGGTCGTCGCCACCGCGGGGACCACCGACTTCGGTTCCATCGACCCGCTGCCCGAGATCGCCGCGCTCTGCGCGCAGTACGGCACCTGGCTGCACGTCGACGCGGCGTACGGCTGCGGGCTGCTCGTCTCGCGCAGGCGCGCCCGCCTCGACGGCATCGAGCACGCCGACTCGGTGACGGTGGACTACCACAAGTCCTTCTTCCAGCCGGTGAGTTCGAGCGCCCTGGTGGTGCGTGACGGGGCCACCCTGCGGCACGCCACGTACCACGCCGACTACCTCAACCCGCGCTCCGCCGCCGAGGCCCGGATCCCGAACCAGGTGGACAAGTCCCTCCAGACGACCCGCCGCTTCGACGCGCTGAAACTGTGGATGACGCTGCGGGTGATGGGCGCCGACGGGGTCGGGCAGCTCTTCGACGAGGTGGTGGATCTCGCGGAGGAGGGCTGGAAGCTGCTCGTCGCCGACCCGCGCTTCGACGTGGCCGTGGAGCCGCAGCTCTCCACGCTCGTCTTCCGCTTCGTCCCGTCCGACATCACCGGTCCGGCGCTCATCGACCGCGCCAACCAGTACGCCCGTAAGGCGCTGTTCGCCTCGGGTGAGGCCGTCGTGGCGGGGACGACCGTCAACGGCCGCGCGTACCTCAAGTTCACCCTGCTCAACCCCGAGACCACCGTCGACGACATCGCCGCCGTGCTCGAACTCCTCGCCGACCACGCCGGCCAGTACCTGGGAGAGACCCTTGTCCACGCCTCCTGA